Genomic segment of Deinococcus planocerae:
TAGGAGGGGGTGAACGGGCACGGGGTACCAGGGCCAATGGGAAGGGTGAAGTCATCTTCCTTGCGTTGTCGCCGGTCACACGCCCCCTCACCCCGGCCCTCTCCCACGAGGGGAGAGGGAGAACTGCGCTGCTTTTGCTCTCTAAAAACCGTCACCCTGGGCGACCTATAGAAGCAAGCCCAGCGGACGGTCCAGGCCACCACCACGCCTTGCTCGCGTAGCGAGACGGTGGGCAGACCAGACGGGCCGCAACAAGATCAAACCTTGCCAGCGGACGGCCCAGCCGTGTCGGCCAAGCCCACCTGAACCTGCCGAGCGCAGCGACCACTCCCCCTGCCCCCCCTGGGGGTAGGGGGCTGGGGGGTGGGGGCAAACCGGAGCAAGTTGCCCGGCCCCAAGACCCCACCAGAACACCTCTCTGCCCTCCGCCCGCCCCACCCCGTACAATGCCCCCAAACGACCGTTAGGAGGCAGGAAAGATGGAAGACCGCCGGATTCGGGTGCTGATCGCCAAACCGGGCATGGACGGCCACGACCGGGGCGCGAAGGTGGTGGCGCGCGCACTGCGGGACGCGGGAATGGAAGTGATCTACACCGGCCTGCGCCAGACCGCCGAGATGATCGTGAACGCTGCCGTTCAGGAGGACGTGGACGCCATCGGCCTGAGCGTGCTCTCGGGCGCCCACATGCACTACTTCCGCGAGGTGGTGGGGCTGTTGCGCGAGCGCGGCGCCGACGACATCCTCGTCTTCGGGGGCGGCATCATTCCCGATCAGGACTTGCCGAAGCTGGCGGAGCTGGGCGTTGGAAAGGTCTTCACCCCGGGTGCCAGCACCGAGGACGCCGCCGAATACCTGAAGGCCGCCGTCGCGCAGCGGTGGGCCTCGCAGGGTGCCTGACGTGAGCGAACCCGCCCGCGCCGAGACTCCGGCCCTCGCCCCCACCTTCTCGCTCGGGCGGCTCCTGCCCCTCTACCTGGCCCAGGCTCTCGCCACGGGGGCCACGACCGTCAGCACCATCCTCGCCTCGCTGGTGATGAGCAACCTGGGGCGTGAGAGCCTGTCGGGGCTGCCGAGCACGCTGATCTCCGCGTCGGCGGCCCTCTCGGCGGGGCTGTTCGGAGCGCTGATGCTGCGTTCGGGGCGGCGGGTGGGGTTGGGCGCGGCCTTCTCGCTGGGGGCGGGGGGGGCGGTGCTGGGCTTCCTGGGGGCCAGGGCGGCCCTCACGCCCGTCTTCCTGCTGGGGGCGGCGCTGATGGGCGCGGCGCAGGGCGGCTACCAGCAGGCCCGCTACGCCGCCGCCGAGAGCGTGCCCGAACAGAGGCGCGGCACGGCCCTGGGTGCCCTGATGCTGATGAGCGTCCTGGGCTCTTTTCTGATGACCGGCTTCTCCGGCGGCGTGGAGACCCTGGGAGAGCGTCTGGGCACCTCCGCCGAGGTCGCCGGGTGGCTCGTCGGCGGGGGGCTGCTGGGGGTGGCGGCCCTTCTGATCCTCGCCTGGACGCCCGCACGGGCTCCCGCACAGGTCGCGGCGAAGGTTCCGACCTCCGTCCGCGCCGCCTTCGGGGTGCCCGG
This window contains:
- a CDS encoding cobalamin B12-binding domain-containing protein, with amino-acid sequence MEDRRIRVLIAKPGMDGHDRGAKVVARALRDAGMEVIYTGLRQTAEMIVNAAVQEDVDAIGLSVLSGAHMHYFREVVGLLRERGADDILVFGGGIIPDQDLPKLAELGVGKVFTPGASTEDAAEYLKAAVAQRWASQGA
- a CDS encoding MFS transporter, producing the protein MSEPARAETPALAPTFSLGRLLPLYLAQALATGATTVSTILASLVMSNLGRESLSGLPSTLISASAALSAGLFGALMLRSGRRVGLGAAFSLGAGGAVLGFLGARAALTPVFLLGAALMGAAQGGYQQARYAAAESVPEQRRGTALGALMLMSVLGSFLMTGFSGGVETLGERLGTSAEVAGWLVGGGLLGVAALLILAWTPARAPAQVAAKVPTSVRAAFGVPGVRSTALALATAQGLMVTLMSLTPLRAHHMGVDHTGVAALISGHIAGMFAFGWLTGPLIDRLGVRFGYVGGSILLVLAALSATLPGAAWLGVSMFVLGLGWNLAFVSGSKALARHPAAQGVTDGLGYVAAGAGTLIGGLVIAHAGFPVLAHVCAVLALLPLVSAWRVGRR